A genomic window from Pyxidicoccus trucidator includes:
- a CDS encoding urease accessory protein UreD: MNALEPAEAPLRTGRAGFARLAFERSGPRTVVRTALAHSPLRLLTPRNHGHAAWAYTSSFGGGLVDGDHLSLEVDVAAGASALLSTQGANRVYRSPRGCRSDFTARVEEGALLAVVPDPTVCFTGARYAQTFDLRLASGASLVFMDLVTSGRDASGERWAFAHYTSTLRVSVDGRPRVDERWLLDPTHGPLPERLGRFNALASVLLLGPALASAREALAAGVAALPVSSRAALIPSASPLGDDGLLLRAAAVSVEELLRATRAWLSFLPGLLGDDPWARRV; this comes from the coding sequence ATGAATGCCCTGGAGCCCGCCGAGGCGCCTCTCCGCACCGGACGCGCCGGCTTCGCGCGGCTCGCCTTCGAGCGCTCGGGGCCCCGCACCGTGGTGCGCACCGCGCTGGCCCACAGTCCGCTGCGCCTGCTCACCCCGCGCAACCACGGCCACGCGGCGTGGGCCTACACCAGCTCGTTCGGCGGCGGGCTGGTGGACGGGGACCACCTGTCCCTGGAGGTGGACGTGGCGGCGGGGGCGTCCGCGCTGCTGTCCACCCAGGGCGCCAACCGCGTCTACCGCTCGCCCCGGGGCTGCCGGAGTGACTTCACGGCGCGAGTGGAGGAAGGCGCGCTGCTCGCCGTGGTGCCGGACCCCACCGTCTGCTTCACCGGAGCCCGGTATGCACAGACGTTCGACTTGCGGCTGGCCTCCGGGGCCTCGCTCGTCTTCATGGACCTGGTGACGTCCGGCCGGGACGCCAGCGGCGAGCGCTGGGCCTTCGCGCACTACACGTCCACCCTGCGCGTCTCGGTGGACGGCCGCCCCCGCGTGGACGAGCGCTGGCTTTTGGACCCCACCCACGGGCCGCTGCCGGAGCGCCTGGGCCGCTTCAACGCGCTGGCCTCCGTGCTGCTCCTGGGCCCGGCGCTGGCCTCCGCCCGCGAGGCGCTGGCCGCCGGGGTGGCCGCGCTGCCCGTGTCGTCCCGCGCGGCGCTCATCCCCTCCGCGAGCCCGCTCGGTGACGACGGCCTGCTGCTGCGCGCCGCCGCCGTGTCCGTCGAGGAATTGCTGCGCGCCACCCGCGCGTGGCTGTCCTTCCTGCCAGGCCTCCTTGGCGACGACCCGTGGGCGCGCCGGGTGTGA
- the ureG gene encoding urease accessory protein UreG — MHDDHRGHGHDDHDHEHEHEELDHPGHFHEREEPQKRDYQSRAFTIGIGGPVGSGKTALVLALCRALRERVRLGVVTNDIFTKEDAEFLVRNQALSPERIKAVETGGCPHAAIREDISHNLMALEQLMEELSPELLIVESGGDNLAAQYSRELADYTVYVIDVAGGDKVPRKGGPGITQSDLLVINKTDLAPHVGADLGVMERDARKMRGDGPFVFTQVTKGVGLDKVVEHLLGAWRRRTGRQR; from the coding sequence ATGCACGACGACCACCGCGGCCACGGCCACGACGACCATGACCACGAGCACGAGCACGAGGAGCTGGACCACCCGGGCCACTTCCACGAGCGCGAGGAGCCGCAGAAGCGCGACTACCAGTCACGCGCCTTCACCATCGGCATCGGCGGGCCGGTGGGCAGCGGGAAGACGGCGCTGGTGCTGGCGCTGTGCCGCGCGCTGAGAGAGCGCGTACGCCTGGGCGTGGTGACGAACGACATCTTCACCAAGGAGGACGCCGAGTTCCTCGTCCGCAACCAGGCCCTGTCCCCCGAGCGAATCAAGGCGGTGGAGACGGGAGGCTGCCCCCACGCGGCCATCCGCGAGGACATCAGCCACAACCTGATGGCCCTGGAGCAGCTCATGGAGGAGCTGTCGCCGGAGCTGCTCATCGTCGAGAGCGGCGGCGACAACCTGGCGGCGCAGTACAGCCGCGAGCTGGCGGACTACACCGTCTACGTCATCGACGTGGCAGGCGGAGACAAGGTGCCGCGCAAGGGTGGCCCTGGCATCACCCAGTCCGACCTGCTGGTCATCAACAAGACGGACCTGGCCCCGCACGTGGGCGCGGACCTGGGCGTCATGGAGCGCGACGCCAGGAAGATGCGCGGCGACGGGCCCTTCGTCTTCACCCAGGTGACGAAGGGCGTGGGCCTCGACAAGGTGGTGGAGCACCTCCTCGGCGCGTGGCGCCGGCGCACGGGCCGTCAGCGCTGA
- a CDS encoding response regulator yields the protein MERVRHLLLVEDSASLARVLEDALRSRAERITHVPTLAGARQVLRDAPPDAVILDVSLPDGTSDTLLEDLRAVEPLPHVIAISGSATAEQAFRLAAGGVRAFVPKPLDLARLEAVWSETLSRPPDLVLALRASTGQVPLHDLESVVRDTLVDEALAKSEGSVRGAAKLLRISRQLLQHILNARK from the coding sequence GTGGAAAGGGTTCGACATCTCCTGCTGGTCGAGGACTCGGCGAGCCTGGCCCGCGTGCTGGAGGACGCGCTGCGCTCCCGCGCCGAGCGCATCACCCACGTGCCCACCCTGGCCGGGGCCCGCCAGGTGCTGCGCGACGCGCCACCGGACGCCGTCATCCTGGATGTCAGCCTGCCGGATGGAACCAGCGACACCCTGCTGGAGGACCTGCGGGCGGTGGAGCCGCTGCCGCATGTCATCGCCATCAGCGGCAGCGCCACCGCCGAGCAGGCCTTCCGGCTGGCGGCCGGCGGCGTCCGGGCCTTCGTCCCCAAGCCCCTGGACCTCGCGAGGCTGGAGGCGGTGTGGTCGGAGACGCTGTCGCGGCCTCCGGACCTGGTGCTCGCGCTGCGGGCGAGCACCGGGCAGGTGCCCCTGCACGACCTGGAGAGCGTCGTCCGGGATACCCTGGTGGACGAGGCCCTGGCGAAGTCCGAGGGCAGCGTGCGCGGCGCCGCGAAGCTGCTGCGCATCTCCCGCCAGCTCCTCCAGCACATCCTCAACGCCCGGAAGTGA
- the cglB gene encoding adventurous gliding motility lipoprotein CglB — protein sequence MRAKRTLLSALAFGTCVSALAGACQTYDFEPVEPLALSQTTVEEELSVLSRKPNIMMLVDTSGSMVLPVDAADPDCRVPYDGELVECGVDEEAPCDPTVCPTRWTELQAAVPGFLAESGAEARFALTTYPETRGEQGITAFCRGASEGSVLKGLPEGEDDASLLAHANQINAILQGIPNSGDGQPEGGTPTSQSLRFVKDLPGFQPEGRRQSFVVLLTDGVPNCNEGNAYRGGEALCRCTTAGCTGLLERRGCLDLDASVSAVRELLEKGITTIVVGFGSETAEGNGPAVLDAMARAGGFARTCEAGQTSCGPGDPCDPATRLCQRPFFQAGNQAELSQALEDIRGRILLLEPCLVRLDPSQLPSDPKLLAVYLDDQRTVAGEDTWTLEERGVLFTGAACERIMESTPDTPVRIKVRAIRQR from the coding sequence ATGCGCGCCAAGCGAACCCTGTTGAGCGCCCTCGCGTTCGGTACCTGTGTGAGCGCCCTCGCGGGGGCCTGTCAGACGTATGACTTCGAGCCGGTGGAGCCCCTGGCCCTGTCGCAGACGACCGTCGAAGAGGAGCTCTCCGTCCTCAGCCGCAAGCCCAACATCATGATGCTGGTGGACACCTCCGGCTCCATGGTGCTGCCGGTGGACGCGGCGGACCCGGACTGCAGGGTGCCGTACGACGGGGAGCTGGTCGAATGTGGGGTGGATGAGGAGGCGCCTTGCGACCCCACCGTCTGCCCCACGCGCTGGACGGAGCTGCAGGCCGCGGTGCCGGGTTTCCTCGCCGAGAGCGGTGCCGAGGCCCGCTTCGCCCTGACGACCTACCCCGAGACGCGCGGGGAGCAGGGCATCACCGCCTTCTGCCGGGGCGCCTCGGAGGGCTCCGTCCTCAAGGGCCTGCCGGAGGGGGAGGACGATGCGTCGCTGCTGGCGCACGCCAATCAAATCAACGCCATCCTCCAGGGCATCCCCAACTCGGGGGATGGGCAACCCGAGGGTGGCACGCCGACGAGCCAGAGCCTGCGCTTCGTGAAGGACCTGCCCGGGTTCCAGCCGGAGGGCCGTCGTCAGAGCTTCGTGGTGCTGCTCACGGATGGCGTGCCCAACTGCAACGAGGGCAATGCGTATCGTGGCGGCGAGGCGCTGTGCCGGTGCACGACCGCGGGGTGCACGGGCCTGCTGGAGCGGCGCGGCTGCCTGGACCTGGACGCGTCGGTGTCCGCGGTCCGGGAGCTGTTGGAGAAGGGCATCACCACCATCGTCGTCGGCTTCGGCTCGGAGACGGCGGAGGGCAACGGCCCGGCGGTGCTGGATGCCATGGCGCGGGCCGGCGGCTTCGCCCGCACCTGCGAGGCGGGCCAGACGTCCTGCGGCCCTGGAGACCCGTGTGACCCGGCCACGCGCCTGTGTCAGCGTCCCTTCTTCCAGGCCGGCAACCAGGCCGAGCTGTCCCAGGCCCTGGAGGACATCCGTGGCCGCATCCTCCTGCTGGAGCCCTGCCTCGTCCGGCTGGACCCCTCCCAGCTGCCTTCGGACCCGAAGCTGCTGGCCGTCTATCTCGATGACCAGCGCACCGTCGCGGGCGAGGACACCTGGACGCTGGAGGAGCGGGGCGTCCTCTTCACGGGCGCGGCCTGCGAGCGCATCATGGAGTCCACCCCGGACACGCCCGTCCGCATCAAGGTCCGCGCCATCCGTCAGCGCTGA
- the ureA gene encoding urease subunit gamma: MHLAPRDVDKLLLHQAGFLAQKRLARGVRLNYPEAVALIATQLLEFIRDGRGVAELMDLGRRLLGRAQVMEGVPELLVEVQVEGTFPDGSKLVTVHHPVVAEHGELELALYGSFLPVPPKERFSVPAPTQAGPPGEVKVLPGELVLNEGRDALSLRVTHKGDRPIQVGSHYPFFETNRALVFDRAKAYGRRLDIPAGTAVRFEPGETKTVPLVAIAGDAVVRGGNALGSGKVTPEGRERAMEAVRAQGYGHEEEGT; the protein is encoded by the coding sequence GTGCACCTCGCCCCCCGAGACGTCGACAAGCTGCTGCTGCATCAGGCCGGCTTCCTCGCGCAGAAGCGCCTCGCGCGAGGAGTGAGGCTCAACTACCCGGAGGCGGTGGCGCTCATCGCCACGCAGCTGCTGGAGTTCATCCGCGACGGCCGGGGTGTGGCCGAGCTGATGGACCTGGGCCGCCGCCTCCTGGGCCGCGCGCAGGTGATGGAGGGCGTTCCGGAGCTGCTGGTGGAGGTGCAGGTGGAGGGCACCTTCCCGGACGGCTCCAAGCTGGTGACGGTGCACCACCCCGTGGTGGCCGAACATGGCGAGTTGGAGCTGGCCCTCTACGGCAGCTTCCTGCCGGTGCCCCCGAAGGAGCGCTTCAGCGTGCCCGCGCCGACGCAGGCCGGGCCGCCGGGCGAGGTGAAGGTGCTGCCCGGCGAGCTGGTCCTCAACGAGGGCCGTGACGCCCTCTCCCTGCGTGTGACGCACAAGGGAGACAGGCCCATCCAGGTGGGCAGCCACTACCCCTTCTTCGAGACCAACCGCGCGCTCGTCTTCGACCGGGCGAAGGCCTACGGCCGGCGCCTGGACATCCCCGCGGGCACGGCGGTGCGCTTCGAGCCGGGGGAGACGAAGACGGTGCCGCTCGTCGCCATCGCCGGAGACGCGGTGGTGCGCGGCGGCAACGCGCTGGGCAGCGGGAAGGTGACGCCCGAGGGCCGCGAGCGCGCCATGGAAGCGGTGCGGGCACAGGGCTACGGGCACGAGGAGGAAGGCACATGA
- a CDS encoding urease accessory protein UreF, with amino-acid sequence MGASWKVLQLADSGFPTGGFAHSGGLEAAVQQGEVRGATELRRFVRELLWQAGHGALPLVGAAHREPSALPALDARADAFLTSHVAHRASRTQGRAFLDTCARIFPGPVAPLREAARAAGLRFHHAPVFGAVVRALEVELPDTQRLFLSLTLRGTLSAAVRLGIIGTHESHQLQHAATPLLDAVLEQCAGLGVDALAQPSPLLDLLGSTHDRLYSRLFLS; translated from the coding sequence ATGGGCGCGTCGTGGAAGGTGTTGCAGCTGGCGGACTCGGGCTTTCCCACCGGGGGCTTCGCGCACTCGGGAGGGCTGGAGGCCGCCGTGCAGCAGGGCGAGGTGCGCGGAGCCACGGAGCTGCGGCGCTTCGTGCGCGAGCTGCTGTGGCAGGCGGGCCATGGCGCGCTGCCGCTCGTGGGCGCGGCGCACCGCGAGCCCTCCGCGCTGCCCGCCCTGGACGCCCGTGCGGACGCCTTCCTCACCAGCCACGTGGCCCACCGCGCCAGCCGGACCCAGGGCCGCGCCTTCCTGGACACCTGCGCGCGCATCTTCCCCGGGCCGGTGGCGCCGCTGCGCGAGGCTGCCCGCGCCGCCGGGCTGCGCTTCCACCATGCACCCGTCTTCGGCGCGGTGGTGCGGGCGCTGGAGGTGGAGCTGCCCGACACCCAGCGACTCTTCCTGTCCCTGACGTTGCGGGGCACGCTGTCCGCGGCGGTGCGGCTGGGAATCATCGGCACGCACGAGTCGCACCAGCTCCAGCACGCGGCCACACCCCTGCTGGACGCCGTCCTGGAGCAGTGCGCCGGGCTGGGCGTGGACGCGCTGGCGCAGCCCTCTCCCCTGTTGGATTTGCTCGGGTCCACACATGACCGGCTCTATTCGAGGCTCTTCCTGTCCTGA
- a CDS encoding sensor histidine kinase, whose protein sequence is MLTDASNEGEALVSAVRIVFCGLILARFLALGGIRAEGGAPAALLQFPVLLFSIAASVAALQAARQRRFGPWMLVASAVLDAVFAHASLLSTLLWHGPHYTGLLRMPDPGAAIAVIFITALRLSPRAAWVGTTANLLLMAGLAALDSHLNAHHVTYGASEVAMLLLVMGSAGVVATVACAVARRMVLKSGSESARGERTRRHLSLLLREHHDVRTLLSAARLRTDLILRESGSAACARHAQAIAKDLGELEAFVDSVKTRALGELTMIDEPEPVDVASTLRHVVDVVQTRFSHVRIVIGAGASGSPEVEGLRARVVGGERGLAHVMTNLLVNACEGDGRRGASTVRASVEPDGGLGHILLRVSDDGPGFRADLLDGARPRSVTTKPRGSGLGMMLVGRLVEASGGTLRASSLPGGGARVDVLLPAGG, encoded by the coding sequence GTGTTGACCGACGCCTCCAACGAGGGCGAGGCCCTGGTGAGCGCGGTCCGCATCGTGTTCTGCGGGCTCATCCTGGCCCGGTTCCTCGCGCTGGGCGGCATCCGCGCGGAGGGTGGCGCCCCGGCGGCGCTGCTCCAGTTTCCCGTGCTGCTCTTCAGCATCGCGGCGTCGGTGGCCGCGCTCCAGGCTGCCCGCCAGCGGCGGTTCGGGCCCTGGATGCTGGTGGCCTCCGCGGTGCTGGACGCCGTGTTCGCCCATGCCTCGCTGCTGTCGACGCTGCTCTGGCATGGCCCCCACTACACGGGGCTGCTGCGGATGCCGGACCCGGGCGCCGCCATCGCCGTCATCTTCATCACCGCGCTGCGGCTGTCTCCCCGGGCGGCCTGGGTGGGCACGACCGCCAACCTCCTGCTGATGGCGGGCCTTGCCGCGCTGGACTCGCACCTCAACGCGCACCACGTCACCTACGGGGCTTCAGAGGTGGCGATGCTCCTCCTCGTCATGGGCAGCGCGGGCGTGGTGGCCACCGTCGCCTGTGCCGTCGCCCGGCGCATGGTCCTCAAGTCCGGAAGTGAGAGCGCACGCGGCGAGCGGACGCGCAGGCACTTGAGCCTGCTGCTCCGGGAGCATCATGACGTACGGACGCTCCTGTCCGCGGCGCGGCTGCGCACGGACCTCATCCTCCGCGAGTCGGGAAGCGCCGCGTGCGCCCGGCATGCCCAGGCCATCGCGAAAGACCTGGGCGAGCTGGAGGCCTTCGTGGACAGCGTGAAGACGCGGGCGCTGGGCGAGTTGACGATGATTGACGAGCCCGAGCCCGTGGACGTCGCCTCCACGCTGCGCCATGTGGTGGACGTGGTCCAGACGCGCTTCTCCCACGTCCGCATCGTCATCGGGGCGGGAGCGTCCGGAAGCCCGGAGGTGGAGGGCCTGCGCGCCCGTGTCGTCGGCGGGGAGCGGGGCCTGGCCCACGTGATGACCAACCTGCTCGTGAATGCGTGTGAGGGCGATGGCCGGCGCGGGGCCAGCACGGTCCGGGCGAGCGTGGAGCCGGACGGTGGCCTGGGGCACATCCTGCTGCGCGTGAGTGATGATGGTCCCGGCTTCCGCGCGGACCTGCTGGACGGCGCGCGGCCACGGAGCGTCACCACGAAGCCGCGGGGCTCGGGGCTGGGGATGATGCTGGTGGGCAGGCTCGTGGAGGCGAGCGGTGGCACCCTGCGCGCCTCCAGCCTGCCCGGGGGAGGCGCCCGGGTTGACGTGCTGCTGCCCGCTGGCGGGTGA
- a CDS encoding DUF4105 domain-containing protein yields MARHAARILLIALLWSTAADATPPEGFGRHPEDLRMKVVTFGPGPDVHQFFGHSTLWVEDTRLGASMLYGYGMSSVGRGAALVFLLKRPTYWAGRVPLENAFFLYREQDRAIAVQELNLTVEQRRRLLARLEHDVRPAHREYQYHPIEDNCATRLRDALDEALGGALRGGFTTPSRLSAREHLLRHAQKSPVLGLVLDVWLNDTVDAPMTRWQESFVPTELSRLLADATLPDGAGGRVPLVGRRYDEHLSSAGAVPETPAPTRSAGFLIGAAFASVAVLLAALRGRGEPRWARVLFGLYHALFGLTLGSVGAVGLVLRFGSEHTALRPDVALLLVNPLTFALLPLGLALALGHRGAERLARGCVGVLVLGSLLAVALQFLPPSTRDDHGLLSLLLVANLGLGVAHGLRRHVASGAAAPSRARLQRA; encoded by the coding sequence ATGGCAAGACACGCCGCACGCATCCTGCTCATCGCGCTGCTCTGGAGCACGGCCGCCGACGCGACGCCGCCCGAGGGCTTTGGCAGACACCCCGAGGACCTGCGCATGAAGGTGGTGACCTTCGGCCCGGGCCCGGACGTGCACCAGTTCTTCGGCCACAGCACACTGTGGGTCGAGGACACGCGGCTGGGCGCGAGCATGCTCTACGGCTACGGCATGTCCTCCGTCGGGCGGGGCGCCGCGCTCGTGTTCCTCCTGAAGCGGCCGACCTACTGGGCCGGACGGGTGCCGCTGGAGAACGCGTTCTTCCTCTACCGGGAGCAGGACCGCGCCATCGCCGTGCAGGAGCTGAACCTGACGGTGGAGCAGCGGCGGCGGCTGCTCGCCCGGCTCGAACACGACGTGCGCCCCGCGCACCGCGAGTACCAGTACCACCCCATCGAGGACAACTGCGCCACCCGCCTGCGCGACGCCCTCGACGAGGCGCTTGGAGGCGCGCTGCGCGGAGGCTTCACGACTCCCTCCCGCCTCAGCGCGCGTGAGCACCTGCTCCGCCATGCCCAGAAGTCCCCGGTGCTGGGCCTGGTGCTGGACGTCTGGCTGAACGACACCGTGGATGCGCCCATGACGCGCTGGCAGGAGTCCTTCGTGCCGACGGAGCTCTCGCGGCTGCTCGCGGACGCCACCCTCCCGGATGGCGCGGGCGGCCGCGTCCCGCTGGTGGGCCGGCGGTATGACGAGCACCTGTCGAGCGCCGGAGCCGTTCCCGAGACGCCCGCCCCCACCCGGAGTGCCGGCTTCCTCATCGGCGCGGCGTTCGCGTCGGTGGCGGTGCTGCTCGCGGCCCTGCGCGGGCGCGGTGAGCCACGGTGGGCGCGCGTCCTCTTCGGGCTGTACCACGCGCTGTTCGGCCTGACACTCGGCTCCGTGGGTGCCGTCGGGCTCGTGCTCCGGTTCGGCTCCGAGCACACGGCGCTGCGCCCCGACGTCGCGCTCCTGCTGGTCAATCCCCTCACCTTCGCGCTCCTGCCCCTCGGCCTCGCGCTGGCGCTAGGACATCGCGGCGCGGAGCGTCTGGCTCGCGGCTGTGTGGGCGTGCTCGTGCTCGGCTCACTGCTCGCGGTGGCGCTCCAGTTCCTTCCCCCCTCCACGCGGGACGACCATGGGCTGCTGTCACTGCTGCTCGTCGCCAACCTCGGTCTCGGCGTGGCACATGGGCTGCGCCGGCACGTGGCCTCCGGAGCCGCTGCGCCTTCACGTGCGAGGCTCCAGCGGGCCTGA
- the ureC gene encoding urease subunit alpha gives MSRKMDRRHYADMFGPTTGDRVRLGDTGLWAEVERDATVYGDECKFGGGKVLREGMGQQAGVGDAEALDCVITNALILDWTGIYKADIGIKHGRIAGIGKAGNPDVMAGVTPGMVVGVTTEAIAGEGLIVTAGGLDTHIHFICPQQADEALASGVTTWVGGGTGPATGTKATTCTPGAWNLQRMLQATDTIPLNIGLTGKGNTSLPHGLVDQIRAGAIGLKLHEDWGTTPAAIDTCLSVAEGEDIQVTIHTDTLNESGYVDDSLAAFKGRTIHTYHSEGAGGGHAPDIIRVCGAPNVLPSSTNPTRPYTVNTLDEHLDMLMVCHHLDREIPEDVAFAESRIRGETIAAEDILHDLGAISIMASDSQAMGRVGEVICRTWQTAHKMREQRGRLGGERGDNDNLRIRRYVAKYTINPAIAHGLAHEVGSVEVGKLADLVLWRPAFFGLRPELVLKGGFIAWGQMGDANASIPTPQPYLMRPMFGARGRALGATSVVFVSGRALAEGTTRELGLTKRLSAVSRCRGLGKHDMKLNDALPVLTVDPETYEVRADGELLRCEPARVLPLAQLYSLF, from the coding sequence ATGAGCCGGAAGATGGACCGCCGCCACTACGCGGACATGTTCGGCCCCACTACGGGAGACCGGGTGCGGCTGGGCGACACGGGGCTGTGGGCCGAGGTGGAGCGCGACGCCACCGTCTACGGCGACGAGTGCAAGTTCGGCGGCGGCAAGGTGCTGCGCGAGGGCATGGGCCAGCAGGCCGGCGTGGGCGACGCGGAGGCGCTCGACTGCGTGATTACGAACGCGCTCATCCTCGACTGGACGGGCATCTACAAGGCGGACATCGGAATCAAGCACGGGCGCATCGCCGGCATCGGCAAGGCGGGCAACCCCGACGTCATGGCCGGAGTCACGCCGGGCATGGTGGTGGGCGTCACCACCGAGGCCATTGCCGGCGAGGGACTCATCGTCACCGCGGGCGGGCTGGACACGCACATCCACTTCATCTGCCCGCAGCAGGCGGACGAGGCGCTCGCCAGCGGCGTCACCACCTGGGTGGGCGGCGGCACCGGCCCGGCCACGGGCACCAAGGCCACCACCTGCACGCCGGGCGCGTGGAACCTCCAGCGGATGCTCCAGGCCACGGACACGATTCCGCTCAACATCGGCCTCACCGGCAAGGGCAACACGTCCCTGCCCCACGGCCTGGTGGACCAGATTCGCGCGGGCGCCATCGGCCTGAAGCTGCACGAGGACTGGGGCACCACGCCGGCCGCCATCGACACCTGCCTCTCCGTCGCCGAGGGCGAGGACATCCAGGTCACCATCCACACGGACACGCTGAACGAGTCCGGCTACGTGGACGACTCGCTGGCCGCGTTCAAGGGCCGCACCATCCACACGTACCACTCGGAGGGCGCGGGCGGCGGGCACGCCCCGGACATCATCCGCGTGTGCGGCGCGCCCAACGTGCTTCCCAGCTCCACCAACCCCACGCGCCCGTACACGGTGAACACGCTGGATGAGCACCTGGACATGCTCATGGTGTGTCACCACCTGGACCGGGAGATTCCCGAGGACGTGGCCTTCGCGGAGAGCCGCATCCGCGGGGAGACCATCGCCGCGGAGGACATCCTTCACGACCTGGGCGCCATCAGCATCATGGCCTCGGACAGCCAGGCCATGGGCCGGGTGGGCGAGGTCATCTGCCGCACGTGGCAGACGGCCCACAAGATGCGCGAGCAGCGCGGCCGGCTGGGTGGCGAGCGCGGTGACAACGACAACCTGCGCATCCGCCGCTACGTGGCGAAGTACACCATCAACCCGGCCATCGCCCACGGCCTGGCGCACGAGGTGGGCTCCGTCGAGGTGGGGAAGCTGGCGGACCTGGTGCTGTGGCGTCCTGCCTTCTTCGGCCTGCGTCCGGAGCTGGTGCTCAAGGGCGGCTTCATCGCCTGGGGGCAGATGGGCGACGCCAACGCGTCCATCCCCACCCCGCAGCCGTACCTCATGCGGCCCATGTTCGGAGCGCGGGGCCGGGCGCTCGGCGCCACCAGCGTCGTCTTCGTCTCGGGCCGGGCGCTGGCGGAGGGCACCACCCGCGAGCTGGGACTCACCAAGCGGCTGTCCGCGGTGAGCCGCTGCCGGGGCCTGGGCAAGCACGACATGAAGCTCAACGACGCGCTGCCCGTGCTCACGGTGGACCCGGAGACGTACGAGGTGCGCGCCGACGGTGAGCTGCTGCGCTGCGAGCCCGCCCGCGTGCTGCCCCTGGCGCAGCTCTACTCGCTGTTCTGA